The region AGCGGCTGCTGGTCCATGTAGCCCCAGTCGAGGTAGTACTTGCCCGCCGCCAGGAAGTACAGCTCGTCGGTGACGTAGCCGTAGCGCCCGCTGAGCAGGACCAGCAGCGCACCCGCCGCTGCTGCGACCGCCAGCACCGGCCCCCGCGCCGGCGGCGGGAGCCCGGGTGCAGGCGGCGGCACGGGCGACGGGTCACGCGTTCCCGTGGCGGCAGGACCGAACGTCGATGGCATCTTCTTCCCCCGGATCACGGCGTCAGCGCGTGGAAACCCCCTGGATACGGGAGTTTACGGGGTCGAAGTCGATCACGGCGCGGATCGGCGGCCCGCTTTTTGCCGCGACGTTCGGGAAAAACGTGTATGCGCGGGGTGTGCCGGGGCGCGTCGGCGCTCCTGATGCCAGCCCTCGAACTCGCCGATCCGCACCTGCCGCTCGTCGGCGTCGTCGGCGGCGAAGCGCAGCAGCCGCCGCCCCTCCGCCTCGACCTCCGATCTGTCCTTTTCGGACAGAGGGCGGGTCAGGCCGACCCGCAGCAAAGCCCTGCCGCCGCCGCGCTCCGTCCGCCAGAAGCCGCAGAGGAAGCCGTCCGAGGTGACCGGGGCCTCGACGACGACGTGTCCGCGCTCGCGTTCGGTCATCATCCGGGAGCGGTCGCGGAAGCCGATCACGACGTTGTCGAGCTCGGGGAGGAACCGCACCGGTGCGGGCACGTCCGGGCCGGGCAGCGGGGCGCCCGGCAGGTCGAACAGCTCGCGCCCCGACTCGTCGCGCAGCACCCGCAGTTCCGGGCGCAGCCGTTCGACCACCTCCCGCAGCCGGGTCATCCCGCACCACGCCTGGATGTCGTGGACCGCGGCGGGTCCGAAGCCGGCGAGGTAGCGCCGGACCAGCTCGTCCGGCCTGGCCTGGACGGACCCGGCAGGTCCGAGCCAGGTCTCGGCCGGAGTGAACAGGGTGGGCCCGTGATGGCCCCAGACGCCGTTGGGCGGCGGGTGCACGACCCGCGTCAGCGCCTGCGCCGACCACGCCAGCGCCATGGCGTCGCGGCCCGGCCAGCGCACGGCGAGCCGGTCCGCGAGCTGCCTCCTGGTGAGGGGCCCGCCCGCCAGCGACTCCCGCACCGCCGCGGCCAGCCCGGCGAGGTCGATCCCGGCGGTGGCCTTGCCGAAGGCGCCCCGCTGCCACCGGTCCAGCATCGGTTGCAGGGTCGGCCGCAGCCAGCGGTAGTCCCCGGCGCTCACCAGGTGCTGGGTGCCGCGGTGCAGCGTCGAGCGGACCAC is a window of Saccharopolyspora erythraea NRRL 2338 DNA encoding:
- a CDS encoding winged helix DNA-binding domain-containing protein, translating into MSVLTRRALNRATLERQQLLRRGGTPLEVITRLTGMQAQDPHLPYLGLWSRTAGLTREQLTRLLHERAVVRSTLHRGTQHLVSAGDYRWLRPTLQPMLDRWQRGAFGKATAGIDLAGLAAAVRESLAGGPLTRRQLADRLAVRWPGRDAMALAWSAQALTRVVHPPPNGVWGHHGPTLFTPAETWLGPAGSVQARPDELVRRYLAGFGPAAVHDIQAWCGMTRLREVVERLRPELRVLRDESGRELFDLPGAPLPGPDVPAPVRFLPELDNVVIGFRDRSRMMTERERGHVVVEAPVTSDGFLCGFWRTERGGGRALLRVGLTRPLSEKDRSEVEAEGRRLLRFAADDADERQVRIGEFEGWHQERRRAPAHPAHTRFSRTSRQKAGRRSAP